GGCGCGGTCTATGCGCTCGTCGCCCTCGGCTTCACCCTCATCTACAACGCCTCGGACGTCATCAATTTCGCCCAGGGCGACTTCGTGATGATCGGCGGCATGGGCACCGTCTTCCTGGCGGCGACCGGCATCGCGCTGCCGCTGGCGGCCTTCATCGCCATTCTCGGCGCCGTGATCGTGGGGCTGCTGCTGCATCGCCTGGCCATCGAGCCGGCGCGCGGGGCCTCGCCCGTCGCCCTCATCATGATCACCATCGGCGCGTCCATCTTCATCAAGGGCGTGGCGCAGGTGGTGTTCGATAAGCAGTTCCACTCCCTGCCCGCCTTTTCCGGCGATGCGCCCATCGCGGTGGGTGGCGCCACCATCCTGCCCCAGAGCCTGTGGGTGGTGGGCACGGCGCTGGTGCTGTTCGTGGGGCTCTATCTGTTCCTGGAAAAGACGCTGATCGGCAAGGCGCTGCTCGCCACCGCCGCCAATCGGCTCGCCGCGCGCCTCGTGGGCATCAATATCACCATCATCCTGGCGCTCGCCTTCGGGGTGTCGGCCGCCATCGGCGCCATTGCCGGCGTGGTGGTGACGCCCATCACCCTGACCCGCTACGACGTGGGCACCCTCTTTGCCCTCAAGGGCTTTGCCGCCGCCATGGTGGGCGGCATGGGCCATCCGCTGGGCGCGGTGGTGGGTGGCTTGCTCATCGGCCTCCTGGAGGCGTTCGGCGCCGGCTACATCTCCTCCACCTACAAGGATGCGGTGGCCTTCCTCGTCATCCTGCTGGTGCTCTTCTTCATGCCGCGCGGCTTGTTCGGCGGCCGCAGCGTGGAGCGCGTGTGATGCTGGCCGCCGCGCTCAAAGCCCGTTTCTCGCCCCTCCTGGTGCTGGCCCTTATCATGGTGCTGGTGCCCCTCATCGCCCCCTCCTCCTTCTATCTGCGGGTGGCGGCCCTGGTGTGGATCTTCGCCCTCGCCGCCCTGGGCCTCACCATCCTCATGGGCTATGCCGGCCAAGTGAGCCTGGGCCATGCCGGCTTCCTCGGCATCGGCGCCTATGCGGTGGCCATCGGCCCGGCGCATCTGGGGCTCCATCCGCTTTTGTCCCTGGTGCTGGGGGCGGCACTGTCCGGCCTCATCGCCTTCCTGGTGGGCCGACCCATCCTGCGGCTGAAAGGCTATTATCTCGCCATCGCCACGCTCGGCTTCGGCGTTATCATCGCCCTCGTGCTCCACAGCGAGAGCGCGGTGACCGGCGGGCCGGACGGCATGTCTGTGGCACGCCTGACGCTGTTCGGCTGGCGCGTGTCGGGGGCGCAGAACTGGTATTGGATTTCCGCCGGTGCGCTTCTCATCGGTGCCTTCCTCGCCCTCAACATCGCCGCGAGCCCCACGGGACGGGCGCTGAAGGCGCTGCATGACAGCGAGGTGGCGGCGGCCGGCACGGGCGTGGACGTGGGCGCCAAGAAGCTCGTCGCCTTCGTCATCGGCGCCGTCTATGCCGCGTTCGCCGGCGGGCTGCTGGCGCTGATGAATGGCCTCATCACCCCCGATGCCGCCTCCTTCATGCACTCCATCGAGCTGGTGGCCATGGTCATCATCGGCGGCCTCGGCTCGGTGCTGGGCGCCGTGGTGGGCGCCGCCTTCCTGGTGGTGCTGCCGCAGGCCCTCACCGGCCTTCAGGAATATGAGCAGGCGGTGCTGGGCCTGCTCATCATGGTGTTCATGATCTTCCTGCCCGCGGGCATCGTGCCCACCATCCGCAACTGGCTGCTGGAGCGCGTGTCATGAGCCTGCTCGCAGTGGAGGATATCGGCATTTCCTTCGGCGGCCTGGTGGCGGTCGACAAGGTGGGCTTTCAGGTGGAGGCGGGCCAGGTCTTCTCCATCATCGGCCCCAACGGCGCCGGCAAGACCACGCTCTTCAACCTCGTGACCGGCATCTACAAGCCGAGCCGGGGCGAGGTGCGGCTCGGCGGCGCGCGCGTCACCGGCCTTGCACCGCATCTGCTGACGCGCCGGGGCATGTCGCGCACCTTCCAGAACCTCCAGGTCTTCTTCCGCATGAGCGCGGTGGAGAATGTGATGGTGGGCTGCCACCTGTCCGAGAAGACCGGCTTCCTGGCGGATCTCCTCGGCCTGCCCAGCGTCATGCGGCAGAACCGGGCGACCCGCGCCACCGCCCTCGCCCTGTTGGAGCGCGTGGGCCTGAAGGAGGTGGCGGATGTTTCCGCCGGCTCCCTGCCCTACGGCGCCCTGAAGCGGCTGGAGATCGCCCGGGCGCTGGCCGCCAATCCCAAGGTGCTGCTCCTCGACGAGCCCGCCGCCGGCTGCAATGCGGTGGAGACGGAAGCCATCGACGAACTCATCGGCGAGATCGCCAAGAGTGGCATCGGCGTGGTGCTCATCGAGCATGACATGAAGCTGGTGATGAAGATTTCCGACCGCGTGCTGGTGCTCGCCCAGGGCAAGCGCCTGGCGGAAGGCCCGCCGCGCGAGGTGCGCAACGACCCGGCGGTGATCGCCGCCTATCTCGGGGACCATGGATCGCGGGAGGCGGATCGTGCTCACGGTTGAAGGCCTGACCTCCGCCTATGGCCGCATCACGGTGCTGCATGACATCTGCCTGACGGTGAAGACAGGAGAGATCGTAGCGCTCGTGGGCTCAAACGGGGCCGGCAAGACCACGCTCCTGCGCACCCTGTCCGGCGTGCAGCCGGCCAGTGGCGGGCGCATCCTGTTCGAGGGCAAGCCCATCGAGCAGCTGGAGCCCCACGCCCGCGTGGCACTGGGCATTTCCCAGTCGCCGGAAGGGCGGCAGGTGTTCGGACCGCTCTCCGTGGAGGACAATCTGCGCCTCGGCGCCTTCCGCCGCCGCGCGCCGGACAAGGATACGCTGGCCCAGGTCTATGAGATGTTCCCCATTCTCCACGAGAAGCGGCACATCCCGGCCATGAGCCTGTCGGGCGGGCAGCAGCAGATGCTGGCCATCGGCCGCGCCCTCATGGCGGCCCCCAAGCTCCTGTTGCTGGACGAGCCCTCGCTGGGCCTCGCGCCGCTGCTGATCGACCAGATTCTGGCGGCGGTGGTGGCCTTGAAGGGGCAGGGCATCACCGTGCTGCTGGTGGAGCAGAACGCTTCCGCCGCGCTGGCCATCGCCGATCGCGGCTATGTGCTGGAAACCGGCCATGTGGTGCTGGAAGGCAAGGGCGCGGCCCTGCTGGATGATCCCAAGGTGCGCGCCGCCTATCTGGGCCTCTGAGCCCCCCGCCCTTCCCGTCCCGTTCGGCGGGGAGGGCATAGCCGAAGGTCCCTCTCCCCGAGATTGCGAAACAGGCGCACTATTCGTGCATCCGCCTATTGCTTAGGCAGTCTGGCGGCGCAGAACGACGTCAGGACTGCCCGCATTCTTGGCATGTGGGTTGCTTCTCCTGGGGTCATCCAAGGGAGAGCACCATGAGGCGCTTCGTTAAGGGTGTCGTTTGCGCAATCGGCCTGACGCTGGCTGCGCCGGCCTTCGCCGAAACCGACATCAAGTTCGCGTTGGACTGGAAGTTCGAGGGGCCGTCCGCCCCCTATTTCGTCGCCATCGACAAGGGTTTCTACAAGGCCGAGGGCCTGAACGTTACCATCGACAGCGGCCCCGGCTCGGTGGCCGGCATCGCCCGCGTGGCGGCGGGCACCTATCCGCTCGGCTTCTTCGACATCAACTCGCTGGTCAAGTTCCACGACCAGAACCCGGACAAGGGCGTCAAGGCCGTCATGATGGTCTATGACACGCCGCCCTTCGCCATCGTGACCCTGGCCAAGACCGGCATCACCAAGCCCAAGGACCTGGAAGGCAAGATCCTCGGCGCGCCCGCGCCCGATGGCGCCTATGCCCAGTGGAAGGCCTTCGTGAAGGAGAACGCCATCGACGCCAGCAAGGTGACGGTGGAGAATGTGGGCTTCCCCGTGCGCGAGCCCATGCTGGCCGACGGCAAGGTGGACGCCATCACCGGCTTCTCCTTCTCCTCCTATTTCAACCTGCTCCAGAAGGGCATCAAGCCCGAGGACGTGAAGGTCATGCTCATGGCCGATTACGGCCTTGTGCTCTACGGCAATGCGGTGATCGTCAACGAGGCCTTCGCCAAGGCCAATCCGGCCGCCGTGGCCGGCTTCGTGC
This genomic interval from Aquabacter sp. L1I39 contains the following:
- a CDS encoding branched-chain amino acid ABC transporter permease: MAEFLQLVFSGLTVGAVYALVALGFTLIYNASDVINFAQGDFVMIGGMGTVFLAATGIALPLAAFIAILGAVIVGLLLHRLAIEPARGASPVALIMITIGASIFIKGVAQVVFDKQFHSLPAFSGDAPIAVGGATILPQSLWVVGTALVLFVGLYLFLEKTLIGKALLATAANRLAARLVGINITIILALAFGVSAAIGAIAGVVVTPITLTRYDVGTLFALKGFAAAMVGGMGHPLGAVVGGLLIGLLEAFGAGYISSTYKDAVAFLVILLVLFFMPRGLFGGRSVERV
- a CDS encoding branched-chain amino acid ABC transporter permease, with amino-acid sequence MLAAALKARFSPLLVLALIMVLVPLIAPSSFYLRVAALVWIFALAALGLTILMGYAGQVSLGHAGFLGIGAYAVAIGPAHLGLHPLLSLVLGAALSGLIAFLVGRPILRLKGYYLAIATLGFGVIIALVLHSESAVTGGPDGMSVARLTLFGWRVSGAQNWYWISAGALLIGAFLALNIAASPTGRALKALHDSEVAAAGTGVDVGAKKLVAFVIGAVYAAFAGGLLALMNGLITPDAASFMHSIELVAMVIIGGLGSVLGAVVGAAFLVVLPQALTGLQEYEQAVLGLLIMVFMIFLPAGIVPTIRNWLLERVS
- a CDS encoding ABC transporter ATP-binding protein, translating into MSLLAVEDIGISFGGLVAVDKVGFQVEAGQVFSIIGPNGAGKTTLFNLVTGIYKPSRGEVRLGGARVTGLAPHLLTRRGMSRTFQNLQVFFRMSAVENVMVGCHLSEKTGFLADLLGLPSVMRQNRATRATALALLERVGLKEVADVSAGSLPYGALKRLEIARALAANPKVLLLDEPAAGCNAVETEAIDELIGEIAKSGIGVVLIEHDMKLVMKISDRVLVLAQGKRLAEGPPREVRNDPAVIAAYLGDHGSREADRAHG
- a CDS encoding ABC transporter ATP-binding protein codes for the protein MLTVEGLTSAYGRITVLHDICLTVKTGEIVALVGSNGAGKTTLLRTLSGVQPASGGRILFEGKPIEQLEPHARVALGISQSPEGRQVFGPLSVEDNLRLGAFRRRAPDKDTLAQVYEMFPILHEKRHIPAMSLSGGQQQMLAIGRALMAAPKLLLLDEPSLGLAPLLIDQILAAVVALKGQGITVLLVEQNASAALAIADRGYVLETGHVVLEGKGAALLDDPKVRAAYLGL
- a CDS encoding ABC transporter substrate-binding protein — translated: MRRFVKGVVCAIGLTLAAPAFAETDIKFALDWKFEGPSAPYFVAIDKGFYKAEGLNVTIDSGPGSVAGIARVAAGTYPLGFFDINSLVKFHDQNPDKGVKAVMMVYDTPPFAIVTLAKTGITKPKDLEGKILGAPAPDGAYAQWKAFVKENAIDASKVTVENVGFPVREPMLADGKVDAITGFSFSSYFNLLQKGIKPEDVKVMLMADYGLVLYGNAVIVNEAFAKANPAAVAGFVRATIKGIIYTVANPEDAIKSVMKRNETGDEKVELARLKMAIKDNIATEWVTKNGVGGIDRDRMNKSIDQIAVTYDFKNKQPVAVDIFTDEFLPPAAERKLK